Proteins encoded by one window of Culicoides brevitarsis isolate CSIRO-B50_1 chromosome 2, AGI_CSIRO_Cbre_v1, whole genome shotgun sequence:
- the LOC134828561 gene encoding kinetochore protein NDC80 homolog: MYNPRRTTELMGSSHRPTERKSRLAVPTSRRTTQNAVPSSLHKRPQSVDRHSQRQHSLLPQPSTVKKGRSSSQTPRSTFQTPTTPGNRTPLSHEYLQSADKRGMVEDKLFILQEAARITNFAICQNVPGFGKDTKLRNVSFKQFTGLVELMLEKLVGNRFPLQGIDNIVKALHALDYPFTINKSWLKTPTAGHAFNHVVIMLGWLLNLVDPPLMPEGETELDDFECISNLVHNPEFPTVMYQKIFMEKAKDGFKMWNLQQDDDFEQLNEELANEVVSQSTSGVIKTIKKLDDDVIALEKEQKVLATKAKPSTDQQKYLEIEKEVKDLRRVLEGKQEIANQLTQSIAAERKMYEDEQKILKQREKQIDSLRKQISTQIMSKSEIKQLIEEIYLLRHTLEAEQNSYKRLLQEHDKEPVEVSQLIRQKVQKINQLNEAMYALAKNFEKSLPDFQPSDHELNANSPEILQQLAELKPSILTLKKWMSDMSDVFTKDQIERKARIEQVSVDFAENQRKLKEAVEKIATEMQNLNQLFASLDKKYTEIDEKYAKEKQEQEILKKELAQLKADIETERLAREKVAEETQIIMKRFVEEQNAMLEDLREKLKVAKEKVSHYKKIRDESTQKVSQKEKELLEKIEKFGFSE; this comes from the coding sequence GAAAAAAGGTCGTTCCAGCAGTCAAACACCTCGTTCAACATTTCAAACGCCAACAACGCCCGGGAATCGGACCCCACTAAGTCATGAATACTTGCAATCCGCCGACAAACGAGGCATGGTCGAAGACAAACTGTTTATTTTGCAAGAAGCTGCTCGAATTACCAACTTCGCCATTTGTCAAAATGTCCCCGGGTTCGgaaaagacacaaaattgCGGAATGTTTCGTTCAAACAATTCACGGGATTGGTCGAACTGATGCTCGAAAAGTTAGTTGGAAATCGATTTCCACTGCAAGGCATCGATAACATTGTCAAAGCCTTGCATGCGTTGGATTATCCGTTCACAATTAACAAGTCTTGGTTGAAAACTCCGACTGCGGGACACGCTTTCAATCACGTTGTCATCATGCTCGGATGGTTGCTGAACCTCGTTGACCCTCCATTGATGCCCGAGGGCGAAACGGAGTTGGATGACTTTGAATGCATCTCGAATTTGGTTCACAATCCGGAATTTCCGACAGTCATGTACCAGAAAATCTTCATGGAAAAGGCGAAAGATGGCTTTAAGATGTGGAATTTGCAACAAGACGACGATTTTGAGCAATTAAATGAGGAACTGGCGAACGAAGTCGTGTCGCAATCCACAAGCGGCGTCataaaaacgatcaaaaagcTCGACGATGACGTCATTGCGCtcgaaaaagagcaaaaagtgCTGGCAACAAAGGCGAAACCTTCGACAGATCAACAAAAATACCtcgaaattgaaaaagaagTCAAAGATTTGCGACGCGTTTTGGAGGGAAAACAAGAAATTGCGAATCAATTGACGCAAAGTATCGCCGCCGAACGAAAAATGTACGAAGATGAGCAAAAAATCCTGAAACAGCGAGAAAAACAAATAGATTCCTTGAGAAAACAAATTTCCACGCAAATTATGTCAAAATCTGAAATCAAACAATTAATCgaggaaatttatttgttgagACACACTCTTGAAGCCGAACAAAACAGCTACAAACGTCTTTTGCAAGAACACGACAAAGAACCCGTCGAGGTCTCGCAACTCATCCGACAAAAGGtccaaaaaatcaatcaactcAACGAAGCAATGTACGCGTtggcgaaaaatttcgaaaaatctctGCCCGACTTCCAACCTTCGGATCACGAGTTGAACGCAAATTCCCCAGAAATTCTCCAGCAACTCGCGGAGCTCAAACCTTCAATTTTGACCTTGAAAAAATGGATGTCTGACATGAGCGACGTCTTCACAAAAGATCAAATCGAGCGAAAAGCCCGCATTGAGCAAGTTTCCGTCGATTTTGCGGAAAATCAGAGGAAACTCAAAGAAGCTGTCGAGAAAATCGCCacggaaatgcaaaatttgaacCAACTTTTCGCAAGTTTGGACAAAAAATACACGGAAATCGACGAAAAATACGCAAAAGAGAAGCAGGAacaggaaattttgaaaaaagaactCGCCCAACTCAAAGCAGACATCGAAACAGAACGACTAGCGAGAGAAAAAGTCGCGGAAGAAACACAAATCATCATGAAACGCTTCGTGGAGGAGCAGAACGCGATGCTGGAAGACTtgcgagaaaaattaaaagttgccaaggaaaaagtttcgcactacaaaaaaattcgcgATGAATCGACGCAAAAAGTTTCGCAAAAAGAAAAggaattattggaaaaaattgaaaaatttggattttcagagtga
- the LOC134830770 gene encoding zinc finger protein 728-like — MGEVWISETIYCRLCLNEDQNSTNFIEVNDKSYKINEKIQKLFNFVWDEVEFSTFICIECCQKITDIVDYVQKVERNQEKLKRKHIKKEDVKSETYNDEEDIEFVAESADYFPEVKFEDHESDEKKVPVAKKLKKSPLEDYLCDICSKSFSKKTYLVRHMQKHLAGDAAKDKNFDCELCSRSFPTLTGLSVHKAQGHEVSVDISEYLFCELCPKTPTFGTFNDMHEHYMAVHHVRGYARCCTKKFLTKRSVVYHAQVHSRPMDFLCPVCKKMFPNKYSLTNHMARHKPEEEKQFECEICGKRFALEYDKKVHLKNVHERDSEVEKATCTECNKTFASKLSLYLHNRRFHMNLALPMCETCGKQCRSKADLRSHIRSRHTDIPKTKCDICGNMVKNMKKHLQIHEESKLNIKCDICDHKTTTFKYLKLHMKIHNDEKPYVCSTCGLSFKRKKALNDHMSLHSGIPRHFCNYCDRTFNNSGNKFKHIKQAHPVEAEKNRRNRGLKAIGQQPTNTSEVELTEPIIIAYEVNLDSTQTS; from the exons atggggGAAGTTTGGATTTCTGAGACGATTTATTGTCGTCTCTGCTTGAATGAGGACCAAAATTCAACGAATTTCATCGAAGTCAACGATAAAAGCTAcaaaatcaacgaaaaaatccaaaaattattcaattttgtgtGGGATGAAGTCGAATTTTCTACTTTCATTTGCATCGAATGCTGCCAAAAAATCACCGACATCGTCGATTACGTGCAAAAAGTCGAACGGAACCAAGAAAAGCTCAAAAGGAAGCACATCAAGAAGGAAGACGTCAAGTCCGAGACCTACAACGACGAAGAAGACATCGAATTTGTGGCTGAAAGTGCAGATTACTTCCCCGAAGTCAAATTTGAGGATCATGAAAGTGACGAAAAGAAAGTCCCCGTTGcgaaaaagctcaaaaaatccCCGCTCGAGGACTATTTGTGTGATATTTGCTCCAAATCGTTCAGCAAAAAGACGTATTTAGTGAGGCACATGCAGAAACATCTCGCGGGCGACGcagcaaaagacaaaaatttcgattgtGAGTTGTGTAGCAGATCGTTTCCGACGTTGACGGGCTTGTCGGTGCACAAGGCGCAAGGACACGAGGTTTCTGTCGACATTTCCGAGTACCTGTTTTGCGAATTGTGTCCCAAAACGCCGACTTTTGGGACTTTTAACGACATGCATGAGCATTACATGGCCGTGCATCACGTGAGAGGCTATGCGAGATGCTGCACGAAGAAATTTCTGACGAAACGGAGTGTGGTTTATCATGCTCAAGTGCATTCGAGACCCATGGATTTCTT atgtcccgtgtgtaaaaaaatgttcccgAACAAGTATTCCTTGACAAATCACATGGCGCGACACAAACCTGAGGAAGAAAAGCAGTTTGAATgtgaaatttgtggaaaaaggTTCGCTCTGGAGTACGATAAAAAGGTTCatcttaaaaatgtgcatgaaAGAGACTCCGAAGTTGAAAAAGCTACATGTACCGAATGTAACAAAAC atttgcGTCGAAACTCTCTCTGTACCTCCATAATCGACGATTTCATATGAATCTCGCGCTGCCAATGTGTGAAACTTGCGGCAAACAGTGTCGATCGAAGGCAGATTTGCGTTCCCAtataag ATCTCGCCACACAGACATCCCAAAAACGAAATGTGACATCTGTGGCAATATGGTAAAGAACATGAAAAAGCACTTGCAGATCCATGAAGAGTCAAAACTCAACATAAAATGTGATATTTGTGATCATAAGACGACAACTTTTAAATATCTGAAGCTTCATATGAAAATTCACAACGatgaaaa ACCGTACGTTTGCTCAACATGTGGCCTCTCCTTCAAACGCAAAAAAGCTCTTAACGACCACATGAGTCTCCACAGTGGCATCCCGCGTCATTTTTGCAATTATTGCGATCGAACATTCAACAATTCCGGCAACAAATTCAAACATATCAAGCAAGCGCATCCCGTGGAAGCGGAAAAAAATCGACGAAATCGAGGTCTGAAGGCTATTGGACAACAACCAACGAACACGTCTGAAGTAGAACTCACCGAACCGATTATTATTGCTTACGAAGTGAATCTGGATTCAACTCAaacaagctaa
- the LOC134832708 gene encoding small ribosomal subunit protein mS39, giving the protein MNNFLNLRQVQRLPRGVVAKISHNIRAFSAQASAEEEIVVPKRIHRGPTDILKALAATVGRDPTAAHYKYHDDPFLIPGSNIGKRSFAMAQESGRKAARWIRQTDRQWFNHIVADPPVEAFLPQIVYDENSQVTEENLKQTIENVQVADAILVYNLLEKNKIELSEKTKMDFLQLICFFNAEDTLDEEWLEERWFRQGMQSQDRRRRTWKDGDLAENIFNSLETKTSEAYCAIIRGMTKFYQTQKAFALYQEALEKNIELDTTTYNYLIGISSLMKESPELQLDMCMEFLKTMKQQNVAPNLGTLNAVLQICSSLKNSKIAQQSALRTLAEFKNIGIEPSLASWYYVLITFCKERGPVSHVLVDILNEISGKSFEIRDQKDIFFFVTAMDICRNHLNDKDIAKRVDKLLHTANNYNLIGDAYKESVYYRNYVGLMADTEPIEDFMETYNRLVPNIYTPEPGIMQEVLKAVERAAAIEHIPLLWSHMVIFDYASRDQMVSKLVQIMVDNAPHPEVLHHANLPEQFNRVASEIWEKLIDLSEKRPDHFRWSGPVLGDLLFLFCRGKNFENAEKVFKKINKCENEMIGEPRPDALESFGNYCIAEKQPSLAISVLQFCVENGYPEGKKLAENLTKNLTLDEMQGIKVRSLLGQSVPQ; this is encoded by the exons atgaataatttcttgaatttaagGCAGGTTCAAAGGCTTCCACGAGGCGTGgttgcaaaaatttcacacaacATTCGAGCTTTCTCGGCTCAAGCGAGTGCGGAAGAGGAAATTGTCGTCCCGAAGAGAATCCACAGAGGTCCCACGGATATTTTAAAGGCATTAGCCGCCACAGTAGGACGTGATCCGACAGCAGCTCATTACAAATATCACGATGACCCGTTTTTAATTCCGGGATCGAACATCGGAAAACGTTCTTTTGCCATGGCCCAAGAATCCGGAAGGAAAGCTGCACGTTGGATCCGGCAAACGGACCGACAGTGGTTCAAT cACATCGTTGCCGATCCTCCAGTCGAAGCATTTTTACCTCAAATCGTCTACGACGAAAACAGCCAAGTTaccgaagaaaatttgaaacaaaccATCGAAAATGTGCAAGTAGCTGATGCCATTCTCGTCTACAATCTCCtggaaaagaacaaaattgagttatcggaaaagacaaaaatggaTTTCCTGCAGTTAATTTGCTTCTTTAACGCTGAAGACACTTTGGACGAAGAATGGCTCGAGGAACGTTGGTTCCGGCAAGGCATGCAGTCGCAAGATCGTCGTCGGCGAACGTGGAAAGATGGAGATTTAGCCGAAAATATCTTCAACAGCTTGGAAACGAAGACTTCGGAAGCTTATTGCGCGATAATTCGAGGCATGACGAAATTCTATCAGACTCAAAAGGCCTTCGCTTTGTACCAGGAGGCTTTGGAGAAAAATATCGAGCTTGATACAACGACTTATAACTATTTAATCGGCATTTCGAGCTTGATGAAGGAAAGTCCGGAGCTCCAATTAGACATGTGCATGGAATTTCTGAAGACAATGAAGCAACAAAATGTCGCCCCGAACCTCGGAACACTAAATGCGGTCCTGCAAATCTGtagttcgttaaaaaattcaaaaatcgcTCAGCAAAGTGCCCTAAGAACACTTGCGGAATTCAAAAATATCGGCATTGAACCGTCGCTGGCGTCGTGGTATTACGTTCTCATCACTTTTTGCAAGGAACGGGGTCCCGTAAGTCACGTTTTGGTCGACATCTTGAACGAAATCAGCGGAAAATCCTTCGAAATCCGTGATCAAAAGgatattttcttcttcgtaACAGCCATGGATATTTGTCGAAACCATTTGAACGACAAAGACATCGCGAAACGCGTCGATAAGCTACTCCACACGgcaaataattacaatttaataGGCGATGCGTACAAAGAAAGTGTCTATTATCGCAACTACGTCGGTTTAATGGCAGATACGGAGCCAATTGAGGACTTTATGGAGACCTACAATCGTTTAGTGCCCAATATCTACACGCCCGAACCCGGAATTATGCAAGAAGTGTTAAAAGCCGTCGAACGCGCTGCTGCTATCGAACATATTCCGCTTCTCTGGTCCCATATGGTCATCTTCGATTACGCTAGTCGCGATCAAATGGTCAGCAAATTAGTCCAAATTATGGTTGACAACGCCCCCCATCCAGAAGTCCTTCATCATGCCAATCTCCCGGAGCAGTTTAACCGTGTTGCCTCGgaaatttgggaaaaattaatcgatttgAGTGAAAAACGACCAGATCACTTCCGTTGGTCAGGTCCCGTACTCGGAGATTTACTTTTCCTCTTCTGTCGCggcaaaaatttcgaaaacgcggaaaaagtttttaaaaaaatcaacaaatgcGAGAACGAGATGATTGGCGAACCGAGACCGGATGCCTTGGAAAGCTTTGGAAACTATTGTATCGCGGAGAAACAACCGTCGTTGGCGATTAGTGTCTTGCAATTCTGCGTGGAGAACGGATATCCCGAAGGAAAGAAGCTCGCGGAGAACTTGACGAAAAATTTGACGCTGGATGAGATGCAAGGTATCAAAGTTCGAAGTCTTCTGGGACAAAGTGTGCCTCAGTAA